From Haemorhous mexicanus isolate bHaeMex1 chromosome 1, bHaeMex1.pri, whole genome shotgun sequence, one genomic window encodes:
- the FOXF2 gene encoding forkhead box protein F2 has protein sequence MTTESGQQRLEPPVPLRSCSPAPGALQMSRPPSSALETSTSSSSTSTSSSSSSAAAASSKSKKASSGLRRPEKPPYSYIALIVMAIQSSPSKRLTLSEIYQFLQARFPFFRGSYQGWKNSVRHNLSLNECFIKLPKGLGRPGKGHYWTIDPASEFMFEEGSFRRRPRGFRRKCQALKPMYRMMNGLGFGASILPQGFDFQAPPASLACHSNGYNLDMMPNAMASGYEGLSGGHHVPHMSPNPGSTYMASCPVTANGDYGPDSSSSPVPSSPAMASAIECHSPYTSPSAHWTASGASPYIKQQGLPAANAASSGIHSSVPSYSLEQGYLHQSPRDDLSVGLPRYQHHPSPVCDRKDFVLNFNGISSFHPSASGSYYHHHHHQSVCQDIKPCVM, from the exons ATGACCACCGAGAGCGGGCAGCAGCGGCTGGAGCCCCCCGTCCCTCTCCGCTCCTGCAGCCCGGCTCCCGGAGCTCTCCAGATGAGCCGGCCGCCCTCCTCCGCCCTGGAGACctccacctcctcttcctccacctccacctcctcctcctcctcctcggcgGCGGCGGCGTCCTCCAAGAGCAAGAAGGCCAGCTCGGGGCTGCGGCGGCCCGAGAAGCCCCCCTACTCCTACATCGCCCTCATCGTCATGGCCATCCAGAGCTCGCCCTCCAAGCGCCTAACCCTCAGCGAGATCTACCAGTTCCTGCAGGCCCGCTTCCCCTTCTTTCGCGGCTCCTACCAGGGCTGGAAGAACTCCGTGCGCCACAACCTCTCTCTCAACGAGTGCTTCATCAAGCTGCCCAAGGGCCTGGGCCGCCCGGGCAAGGGCCACTACTGGACCATCGACCCGGCCAGCGAGTTCATGTTCGAGGAGGGCTCCTTCCGACGGCGGCCCCGCGGCTTCAGGAGGAAATGCCAGGCGCTGAAGCCCATGTACCGCATGATGAACGGGCTGGGCTTCGGCGCCTCCATCCTCCCGCAGGGCTTCGACTTCCAGGCGCCCCCCGCCTCCCTCGCCTGCCATTCCAATGGCTACAACCTCGACATGATGCCCAACGCCATGGCCAGCGGCTACGAGGGACTCAGCGGCGGCCACCACGTCCCGCACATGTCTCCCAACCCCGGCTCGACCTACATGGCCAGCTGCCCGGTGACTGCCAACGGGGACTACGGCCccgacagcagcagcagccccgtgCCCTCCTCGCCGGCCATGGCGAGCGCCATCGAGTGCCACTCGCCTTACACGAGCCCTTCGGCTCACTGGACAGCCTCGGGGGCCTCGCCCTACATAAAGCAGCAGGGCCTCCCCGCCGCCAACGCCGCCTCCTCCGGCATCCATTCCAGCGTGCCCTCCTactccctggagcagggataCCTGCACCAGAGCCCCCGCGACGACCTCTCAG TGGGACTGCCTCGCTACCAGCATCATCCCTCCCCGGTGTGTGACAGGAAAGATTTTGTCCTCAATTTTAATGGCATTTCTTCGTTTCACCCGTCCGCTAGTGGATCATACtaccaccatcaccaccaccaaaGCGTCTGTCAAGACATCAAGCCCTGCGTGATGTGA